A genomic stretch from Helianthus annuus cultivar XRQ/B chromosome 1, HanXRQr2.0-SUNRISE, whole genome shotgun sequence includes:
- the LOC110943397 gene encoding uncharacterized protein LOC110943397, whose translation MNKALMSYHIWSVVSKRDSLWVDWVHSYRLKGKSLWVCKTPSNCCWSWRKLMQLWPLIRNHIWSELGNGADTSAWFDFWCEIGSLGDFISPRTITDADFNLDDSVANIYSHGSWSWPMAWRDLFPVLIQLDQVQLNPTKHDKLLWKDGRDITEFSSSRVWHSVRYKVPEVNWCNIVWFSQCIPRHAFMMWLVIKGKLLTQDKILKWDISRRKNMNMMCCLLCYQNFDSHPHLFFECKYSSQVWHIIQSKVSMDAVSPMWTDIVDWLLVRARSKSAMNYVAKILTAAAVYFIWQERNARLFKNQLRPPEKLSEIILNTVRYKLIGAKLKNTASVRRLLGEWEIRGGHVDDDGG comes from the coding sequence ATGAATAAGGCTCTTATGTCTTATCATATTTGGAGTGTTGTTTCTAAGCGGGATTCTTTATGGGTGGATTGGGTGCACAGTTACCGGTTAAAAGGCAAGAGCTTATGGGTGTGTAAAACCCCCTCTAATTGCTGTTGGTCTTGGAGAAAGTTAATGCAATTGTGGCCTCTTATCAGGAATCATATATGGTCGGAATTAGGCAATGGCGCTGATACATCTGCATGGTTTGATTTCTGGTGTGAGATAGGGTCGCTTGGTGACTTTATTTCGCCTAGAACCATCACCGATGCAGATTTTAATCTGGATGATTCTGTGGCTAACATCTACTCGCATGGTTCTTGGTCTTGGCCTATGGCATGGAGAGATCTCTTTCCGGTTCTCATTCAGTTAGACCAAGTTCAGTTAAATCCGACAAAGCATGATAAATTGTTATGGAAAGATGGTCGTGATATAACGGAGTTCTCCTCTTCGCGTGTTTGGCATTCGGTTCGGTACAAGGTTCCGGAAGTGAATTGGTGTAATATTGTTTGGTTTTCGCAGTGTATTCCTCGACATGCCTTTATGATGTGGCTGGTCATCAAAGGTAAgcttttgactcaagacaaaatTCTAAAATGGGATATCTCGCGGAGGAAGaacatgaatatgatgtgttGCCTGCTATGTTATCAGAACTTTGACTCTCACCCGCATCTATTTTTTGAATGCAAATATTCATCTCAAGTATGGCATATAATTCAAAGCAAGGTGAGTATGGATGCTGTTAGTCCGATGTGGACTGATATAGTTGATTGGTTGTTGGTTCGTGCACGTTCTAAATCGGCCATGAATTATGTTGCTAAAATTCTTACTGCGGCTGCTGTGTACTTCATTTGGCAAGAAAGAAATGCTAGACTCTTCAAAAATCAGCTAAGACCACCGGAGAAACTTAGTGAGATTATTTTAAACACGGTCAGATACAAGCTGATTGGAGCTAAACTAAAGAACACTGCGAGTGTGCGGAGACTCCTTGGAGAGTGGGAGATTCGAGGGGGGCACGTGGATGATGATGGCGGCTGA